From Granulicella cerasi, a single genomic window includes:
- the recO gene encoding DNA repair protein RecO, which yields MAQGRQIPHHSEAIVLRTWPFHEADLLVSLFTREQGKVKGVARHAMKSRKRFGGALEPASYVRAHYTERPRVELVRLDSFEILWSPMKATVSLERLAGLQLIAEVLEEAVPEGAREDNLFRLAMTCLTAMDEHPIWLPVTYFAVWMARLMGCWPELGHCVVCGLDLRGQDVWWSPVADGVTCMDDRRPQSRRLSAESIVTAQHLMRNGLETLLEQQWTSATARDLRQLAVAMLERHLERRLRSAFTLV from the coding sequence GTGGCTCAAGGCAGGCAAATCCCGCACCACAGCGAAGCGATCGTGCTGCGCACCTGGCCGTTTCATGAGGCCGATCTGCTCGTCAGCCTCTTCACGCGCGAGCAGGGTAAGGTGAAGGGCGTGGCGCGCCATGCGATGAAGTCGCGCAAACGTTTTGGTGGTGCGCTGGAGCCTGCAAGTTACGTCCGCGCGCACTATACGGAGCGCCCGCGCGTCGAACTGGTACGGCTCGATAGCTTTGAGATCCTTTGGTCGCCGATGAAGGCGACGGTTTCGCTGGAGCGGCTCGCAGGGCTGCAACTGATCGCCGAAGTGCTGGAAGAAGCGGTCCCCGAGGGCGCGCGCGAGGACAATCTCTTCCGCCTCGCGATGACCTGTCTCACCGCGATGGACGAGCATCCGATTTGGCTGCCGGTGACGTACTTCGCGGTATGGATGGCGCGCCTGATGGGCTGCTGGCCGGAGCTGGGGCATTGCGTGGTGTGTGGGCTGGACCTGCGCGGGCAGGACGTATGGTGGTCGCCTGTGGCCGATGGCGTAACCTGCATGGACGATCGAAGGCCGCAGAGCCGCAGGTTGTCCGCTGAGAGCATCGTGACCGCGCAACATCTGATGCGCAACGGGCTGGAGACACTGCTCGAACAGCAGTGGACGTCGGCGACGGCTCGCGATCTGCGACAGCTTGCGGTGGCGATGCTGGAGCGGCATCTGGAGCGCCGACTGCGCAGCGCTTTTACGCTCGTCTAA
- a CDS encoding indolepyruvate ferredoxin oxidoreductase subunit alpha, whose protein sequence is MAYVIAEPCIGTKDRACTDACPVDCIHPKAGEPGSEELDQLFIDPVECIDCGACVPVCPVSAIYASDDLPDNWVHFRDLNATHFGR, encoded by the coding sequence ATGGCTTACGTAATCGCAGAACCCTGCATCGGCACCAAGGACCGCGCTTGCACTGACGCTTGCCCGGTGGACTGCATCCACCCCAAGGCTGGCGAACCCGGCTCCGAAGAGCTCGACCAGCTCTTCATCGACCCGGTCGAGTGCATCGACTGTGGCGCTTGCGTTCCGGTTTGCCCGGTTTCGGCGATCTACGCCAGCGACGATCTGCCGGACAACTGGGTACACTTCCGCGATCTGAACGCGACCCACTTCGGCCGCTAA
- a CDS encoding NUDIX hydrolase codes for MRLRRSARVLLFDAQDNIFLIRFTAELDGKPFIFWVTPGGEVELLEDDHTAASRELLEEVGLSLPLIGPVLENTGGTYTHLGETVRNYDVYFAAWCEHDAPKLSGVTADEIRLMTEARWWSLEELASSTERVFPEQLAGLARQVLAERKPA; via the coding sequence GTGCGACTTCGTCGTTCCGCTCGCGTTTTGCTCTTCGATGCGCAGGACAATATCTTCCTGATTCGCTTCACCGCAGAGCTCGACGGCAAGCCTTTCATCTTCTGGGTGACGCCCGGTGGTGAGGTAGAACTGCTCGAGGACGATCACACCGCTGCGTCACGTGAACTGCTCGAGGAAGTGGGGCTGTCGCTGCCGCTGATCGGGCCGGTTCTGGAGAACACCGGCGGCACGTACACACACCTTGGCGAGACCGTGCGCAACTACGATGTCTACTTCGCGGCATGGTGTGAGCACGATGCGCCGAAGCTCTCTGGCGTGACCGCGGACGAGATTCGCTTGATGACCGAGGCGCGCTGGTGGTCGCTGGAGGAGCTTGCCAGCAGCACGGAACGTGTCTTCCCAGAGCAGCTTGCGGGGCTCGCCCGGCAGGTGCTGGCGGAGCGAAAACCCGCGTAA
- a CDS encoding inositol monophosphatase family protein: protein MSEFVEKASAIAREAGALLREYYKTGVRAEYKGDVDLVTEADRASEKLIVSRLQEVFPDHGIYGEEGTRSGLEAEYRWYVDPLDGTTNFAHSFPVFCVVLGCERRMPDLKPEEDGEMVAGIIYDPLRDELFTAAKGEGAFLNGERIHVSKAKLLQESLIATGFPSHKRHRSPNVHFYQEFTLRSHGVRRAGSAAIDLAYVACGRLDGYWEFKLNPWDTSAGYLLVEEAGGKITHIDGAKFTLDSVEVLATNGNIHDEMQALFMQMMAGEGLEPIPTPAEFAARRAAGEQ, encoded by the coding sequence ATGAGTGAGTTTGTAGAGAAAGCCTCGGCGATTGCGCGCGAAGCCGGCGCGCTACTGCGCGAGTATTACAAGACGGGCGTGCGCGCTGAGTACAAGGGCGATGTGGACCTCGTCACCGAAGCCGACCGCGCCAGCGAAAAGCTTATCGTCTCGCGACTGCAGGAGGTCTTTCCCGACCACGGCATCTACGGCGAAGAGGGGACGCGTTCCGGTCTCGAAGCCGAGTATCGTTGGTACGTCGATCCGCTCGATGGCACGACAAACTTCGCTCACAGCTTTCCGGTCTTCTGCGTGGTACTTGGCTGCGAACGTCGCATGCCGGACCTGAAGCCGGAGGAAGACGGCGAGATGGTCGCGGGCATCATCTACGATCCGCTGCGCGATGAGCTCTTCACGGCCGCGAAAGGCGAAGGTGCGTTTCTCAACGGGGAGCGCATTCATGTTTCCAAGGCGAAGCTGCTGCAGGAGTCGCTGATCGCGACGGGCTTCCCGAGCCACAAGCGCCACCGCTCGCCGAATGTGCACTTCTACCAGGAGTTCACGCTGCGCTCGCATGGCGTCCGCCGCGCGGGTTCGGCAGCGATTGACCTTGCGTACGTCGCCTGCGGCCGCCTCGATGGCTACTGGGAGTTCAAGCTGAACCCGTGGGACACGAGCGCCGGCTATCTGCTGGTGGAAGAAGCTGGCGGCAAGATTACGCACATCGATGGCGCTAAGTTCACGCTCGACAGCGTCGAAGTGCTTGCGACGAATGGCAACATCCACGACGAGATGCAAGCGCTCTTCATGCAGATGATGGCTGGGGAAGGGCTTGAGCCGATCCCGACGCCTGCAGAGTTTGCGGCACGGCGCGCAGCGGGCGAGCAGTAG
- a CDS encoding RNA chaperone Hfq has translation MRIWNRRQKTPTGDTGQEALYLKSLSDRQVQVQVKLRDGETVAGWIEYFDDMMLRLTREGQPNLFIYKAQVRTITENTQGSGLKRNGNRDDL, from the coding sequence ATGAGAATCTGGAATCGGCGGCAGAAAACGCCCACGGGCGACACCGGGCAGGAAGCGCTGTATCTGAAATCGCTTTCCGACCGACAGGTGCAGGTGCAGGTGAAGCTGCGCGATGGCGAGACGGTCGCGGGTTGGATCGAGTACTTCGACGACATGATGCTGCGTCTGACGCGCGAAGGTCAGCCGAACCTCTTCATCTACAAGGCGCAGGTGCGCACCATCACCGAAAATACGCAGGGCTCGGGCCTGAAGCGTAACGGCAACCGCGACGATCTGTAA
- a CDS encoding VWA domain-containing protein, with translation MKSLWLLPLALACALHAQQAPAPVERHMPDLPTIKVTSRLVPVAVNVVDEHGAPVAGLTQEDFEVLEDGKPQKIAVFEKESTTPLSMVITVDASESTIAQNKLERDAMRDFLRKLMRPQDRAALFAFADTVDEVVPFTNDAHKLESGFGKIQRGDATAMYDAIYLGAQHLGTSQDPAARRVLVVISDGVNTTHHGSYDAAFEQAQRAGAMIYSLIVVPVEADAGRNTGGEHALMQLSKDTGGKFYEIIAKQDVVAAFEHLSDDLRTQYTVGYYAPQQKLGRDNLHRIELRLKDQSLRAKYTLRYRTSYYAR, from the coding sequence GTGAAGTCGTTGTGGCTGCTTCCGTTGGCCTTGGCCTGTGCGCTGCACGCGCAGCAGGCGCCTGCGCCTGTCGAACGCCACATGCCGGACCTGCCCACGATCAAGGTCACAAGTCGCCTTGTGCCGGTTGCCGTGAATGTTGTCGACGAGCATGGAGCACCGGTTGCGGGACTCACGCAGGAGGACTTTGAAGTGCTCGAGGACGGCAAGCCGCAGAAGATCGCGGTCTTCGAGAAGGAGTCGACCACGCCGCTCAGCATGGTGATCACCGTGGACGCAAGCGAGAGCACGATTGCGCAGAACAAGCTCGAACGCGATGCGATGCGCGATTTTCTGCGCAAGCTGATGCGTCCGCAGGACCGGGCTGCGCTCTTCGCGTTCGCTGACACCGTCGATGAAGTCGTGCCGTTCACCAACGACGCGCACAAGCTCGAGAGCGGCTTCGGCAAGATTCAGCGCGGTGACGCGACCGCGATGTACGACGCGATCTACCTTGGCGCGCAGCACCTCGGCACCTCGCAGGACCCCGCCGCGCGCCGCGTGCTGGTGGTCATCAGCGATGGCGTGAATACGACGCATCATGGAAGCTACGATGCGGCGTTTGAGCAGGCGCAACGTGCGGGCGCGATGATCTACTCGCTGATCGTGGTGCCTGTGGAGGCTGACGCCGGTCGCAACACCGGCGGCGAGCACGCGCTGATGCAGCTCAGCAAAGACACCGGCGGCAAGTTTTACGAGATCATCGCCAAGCAGGATGTCGTTGCGGCCTTCGAGCATTTGTCCGACGATCTGCGCACGCAGTACACGGTGGGCTATTACGCGCCGCAGCAAAAGCTGGGCCGCGACAACCTCCACCGCATCGAACTGCGTCTGAAAGACCAGAGCCTGCGCGCAAAATACACGCTTCGTTACCGGACCTCGTACTACGCGCGTTGA
- a CDS encoding molybdenum cofactor biosynthesis protein → MSQSSIHVRVLSFGPLKSVFGEGGSVRELPTGTTVRELLQRLRAESLIAEQMLCSAAVAVNQEYVKPPHVLADGDEVAVLPPVSGGSDDAVKLTREPIVIAEVVAAFAHSADGAMVTFDGVVRNNTRGRQTLHLDYEAYEEMAVNEMRKLRAEAMARFGVREVAIVHRLGRLVIGETSVLIVVFSAHRGPAFEASRFVIDTLKKTVPIWKREQFVDGAVWVDGEPFPEEIVESAQ, encoded by the coding sequence ATGTCGCAAAGCTCTATCCACGTGCGCGTGCTGTCGTTCGGGCCTCTCAAGTCAGTCTTCGGAGAGGGCGGATCGGTGCGTGAACTACCCACTGGCACCACCGTGCGTGAACTCCTGCAACGCCTGCGTGCAGAAAGCCTGATCGCCGAGCAGATGCTGTGCTCTGCGGCGGTTGCAGTGAACCAGGAATACGTGAAGCCTCCGCATGTGCTCGCCGATGGCGACGAAGTAGCGGTGCTGCCGCCGGTGAGTGGTGGGTCTGACGATGCTGTGAAGCTGACGCGCGAGCCCATTGTGATCGCTGAGGTCGTGGCTGCGTTTGCCCACAGCGCGGACGGAGCGATGGTGACCTTCGACGGCGTGGTGCGCAACAACACGCGTGGTCGCCAGACGCTGCATTTGGACTACGAAGCCTACGAAGAAATGGCCGTCAACGAGATGCGCAAGCTGCGCGCGGAGGCGATGGCGCGCTTCGGTGTGCGTGAGGTCGCGATCGTGCATCGACTCGGACGATTGGTGATCGGCGAGACGAGTGTGTTGATCGTGGTCTTCTCCGCGCATCGTGGTCCGGCGTTTGAGGCGAGTCGCTTCGTCATCGACACGCTGAAGAAGACGGTGCCGATCTGGAAGCGCGAGCAGTTTGTGGATGGCGCCGTCTGGGTGGATGGGGAGCCATTCCCCGAAGAGATCGTGGAGTCTGCGCAGTGA
- the mscL gene encoding large conductance mechanosensitive channel protein MscL, with protein MLKGFRDFILRGNVMDLAVAVIIGAAFTSIVTALTANIINPLLGAVIGKPNFDYLVAHVHGGEIKYGVFITAVINFLLIAAVVYFFLVVPTQYLLKKFNPPAAEPPSTKACPQCLGEIPLAATRCKFCTQPV; from the coding sequence ATGCTCAAAGGCTTTCGCGATTTTATTCTGCGCGGCAATGTGATGGACCTGGCTGTCGCCGTGATCATCGGTGCAGCGTTTACCTCCATCGTTACGGCGTTGACGGCGAACATCATCAACCCGCTTCTTGGCGCGGTGATCGGCAAGCCGAACTTCGATTACCTGGTTGCCCACGTGCACGGCGGCGAAATCAAGTACGGCGTCTTCATCACGGCCGTCATCAACTTCCTGCTCATCGCGGCAGTGGTTTACTTCTTCCTCGTCGTGCCGACGCAGTACCTGCTCAAGAAGTTCAACCCGCCTGCGGCTGAACCGCCTTCGACCAAGGCCTGCCCGCAGTGCCTCGGCGAAATCCCGCTGGCCGCTACGCGCTGCAAGTTCTGCACGCAGCCGGTCTAA
- a CDS encoding M28 family metallopeptidase, giving the protein MQRLRVAFLLAALAAPVAYSQTAPVFGYKDFTQQSKWDSAFMKVPDAALAGAHLKELTKAPHWASSPEDKETADYVAAKFRAAGLKTEIVPYRVWLNKPVKIEITATDANGKQLMSGPTPEHVDAAFGGDPYQDDPRVLPAFNGSAPSGDVTAEAVYANYGTFEDFKRLKEMGVDVKGKIVIVRYGANFRGIKSYIAQQYGAAGVIIYSDPADDGYVRGDMYPRGAYHPETAVQRGSVQFLPIYPGDPSSPGESATVNLPDSKRVMDPAKQNQPSIPVNPLSYKDTAPILAAMEGKNVPKEWQGGLPFAYHLGGTGSVKVHMHLEQDYKLRTIWDVIGTIEGTDKAQKDAWVIAGNHRDAWVYGAVDPNSGTAAMLESVHGLGELLKQGWKPKRTIVVASWDAEEEGLIGSTEWAEGHTKELSKAVAYFNVDVGVSGPNFGASSVPSLMDFVRDVARQVPSPKGGTVYSQWKGGDDEEAPRKKPDFGDPHATPTFASSKSDEVHVGVLGSGSDYTPFIQHLGVPSTDIGSHGPYGVYHSVFDNYNWFIKNADPTFAYLKEMSQVFGLELLHMADADVLPYDYRLYGKDVAGYIEKQQKRADKLGMKLNWSALDDASSKFAAAGNAVYAVQTGAVNADARQAKLNAALRDAESALLSEQGLPKRPFYKHLIYAPGEFTGYAAVVIPGVTEGIDAKDEARTQAQIDALAAALNKSAAILDAAAK; this is encoded by the coding sequence ATGCAAAGACTGCGCGTGGCGTTTCTGCTTGCGGCCCTGGCCGCTCCCGTTGCCTATAGCCAAACCGCTCCTGTGTTCGGCTACAAGGACTTCACCCAGCAGTCCAAGTGGGACTCGGCCTTCATGAAGGTGCCGGACGCCGCACTCGCTGGCGCGCACCTCAAGGAGCTGACGAAGGCTCCTCACTGGGCCTCGTCCCCCGAGGACAAAGAGACCGCCGACTATGTGGCCGCGAAGTTCCGTGCCGCCGGCCTCAAGACCGAGATCGTTCCCTACCGCGTGTGGCTGAACAAGCCGGTGAAGATTGAGATCACCGCGACCGACGCCAATGGCAAGCAGTTGATGAGCGGTCCCACGCCCGAGCACGTCGACGCCGCTTTCGGCGGCGACCCCTATCAGGATGATCCGCGCGTGTTGCCCGCGTTCAATGGCTCCGCGCCTTCGGGCGACGTAACCGCCGAGGCCGTCTACGCGAACTATGGCACCTTTGAGGACTTCAAGCGCCTCAAGGAGATGGGTGTCGACGTCAAGGGCAAGATCGTCATCGTGCGCTACGGCGCAAACTTCCGCGGCATCAAGAGCTACATCGCGCAGCAGTACGGCGCGGCAGGCGTCATCATCTACTCCGACCCCGCCGATGACGGCTACGTGCGCGGAGATATGTATCCGCGTGGCGCGTATCACCCTGAGACGGCCGTACAGCGCGGCTCCGTGCAGTTCCTGCCCATCTATCCGGGCGATCCGTCATCGCCGGGTGAGTCGGCCACGGTGAACCTGCCTGACTCCAAGCGCGTGATGGATCCGGCTAAGCAGAACCAGCCGTCGATCCCCGTGAACCCGCTGTCGTACAAGGACACCGCGCCGATCCTCGCAGCGATGGAAGGCAAGAACGTACCGAAGGAGTGGCAGGGCGGCCTGCCCTTCGCCTACCACCTCGGCGGCACCGGCAGCGTGAAGGTGCACATGCACCTTGAGCAGGACTACAAGCTGCGCACGATCTGGGATGTTATCGGCACGATCGAAGGCACGGACAAGGCGCAGAAGGATGCATGGGTCATCGCGGGCAATCATCGCGATGCGTGGGTCTATGGCGCGGTCGACCCGAACTCCGGCACGGCCGCGATGCTCGAGAGCGTCCACGGCCTCGGCGAACTGCTGAAGCAGGGCTGGAAGCCGAAGCGCACGATCGTCGTTGCCAGCTGGGACGCCGAGGAAGAAGGCCTGATCGGCTCGACCGAGTGGGCTGAAGGCCACACCAAGGAACTCTCCAAGGCAGTCGCCTACTTCAACGTAGACGTCGGTGTCTCCGGACCGAACTTCGGCGCATCGTCGGTGCCTTCGCTGATGGACTTCGTCCGCGATGTGGCACGCCAGGTGCCTTCGCCGAAGGGCGGCACGGTGTACTCACAGTGGAAGGGCGGCGATGACGAAGAGGCGCCGCGCAAGAAGCCAGACTTCGGTGATCCGCACGCCACGCCGACCTTTGCGTCGAGCAAGAGCGACGAGGTTCACGTCGGTGTGCTCGGCTCCGGCTCGGACTACACGCCCTTCATCCAGCACCTTGGCGTGCCTTCGACCGACATCGGCTCGCACGGCCCGTACGGCGTCTATCACTCGGTCTTCGACAACTACAACTGGTTCATCAAGAACGCTGACCCGACCTTCGCGTATCTGAAGGAGATGTCGCAGGTCTTCGGCCTCGAACTGCTCCACATGGCCGATGCCGATGTACTGCCCTACGACTATCGCCTCTACGGCAAGGACGTCGCCGGCTACATCGAAAAGCAGCAGAAGCGGGCCGACAAGCTCGGCATGAAGCTAAACTGGTCGGCGCTCGACGATGCCTCTTCGAAGTTCGCAGCGGCGGGCAACGCGGTCTACGCGGTGCAGACCGGCGCGGTGAACGCCGATGCCAGGCAGGCCAAGCTGAACGCGGCGTTGCGCGATGCAGAGTCGGCGCTGCTCAGCGAACAGGGCTTGCCGAAGCGACCGTTCTACAAGCACCTCATCTACGCTCCGGGCGAATTCACCGGCTATGCAGCGGTGGTGATTCCGGGCGTGACCGAAGGCATCGACGCGAAGGACGAAGCACGCACGCAGGCGCAGATCGATGCGCTGGCAGCGGCGTTGAACAAGTCAGCAGCAATCCTCGACGCAGCAGCAAAGTAG
- a CDS encoding OsmC family protein: MVKISLEYEGQLHCKTVHEPSGTVLFTDAPKDNQGLGESFSPTDLVATGLASCILTTMAIQARTLGIDIDGATASVTKEMTAAPPRKIARLAVTVNITKPVDEQNRIKLERAAHTCPVHRSLSPEVDAPIEITWHSASLLRTKISCKDRRGVA; the protein is encoded by the coding sequence ATGGTCAAGATTTCACTGGAGTATGAAGGTCAACTGCATTGCAAGACCGTGCACGAGCCTTCCGGGACGGTGCTGTTCACGGACGCGCCGAAGGACAACCAAGGACTCGGCGAGAGCTTCTCGCCGACCGATCTGGTGGCCACGGGGCTGGCAAGCTGCATCCTGACGACGATGGCGATTCAGGCGCGCACGCTGGGCATCGACATCGACGGTGCCACGGCCTCGGTGACGAAAGAGATGACGGCGGCGCCTCCGCGCAAGATTGCGCGTCTGGCCGTGACCGTGAACATTACCAAGCCTGTGGATGAGCAGAACCGCATCAAGCTCGAGCGCGCCGCGCACACCTGCCCGGTGCATCGCAGCTTGAGCCCCGAGGTCGACGCTCCGATCGAGATCACCTGGCATAGCGCTTCGCTGCTTCGCACGAAGATCTCTTGCAAAGACAGAAGGGGCGTGGCCTAA
- the topA gene encoding type I DNA topoisomerase, producing the protein MAKNLVIVESPAKAKTIGKYLGSDYVVEASVGHIMDLPKNDIGVELKRRTFEPTLIVSPGKEKVVDRLKKLAAKSDAVFLAPDPDREGEAIAAHLKMQLLPAVKKNVPVKRVTFNEITKKAVNEAFKHVRDVDENRVDAQQTRRVLDRLVGYQISPLLWDKVKRGLSAGRVQTVALRLIVERERAIAAFPETEYWNIDAVLTPQAGGSEFTARMVGVSGQPVRVEDRSEAGKYIANALPDKGAVDEVLAQLERAKWSVRSVEKKEVRRKPKAPFTTSQLQQQAAGRLGFGVRRTMGVAQRLYEGIELGPEGTVGLITYMRTDSTRMSPDAVDAIREHVRKQLGDQYIPATPNTYASKKDAQDAHEAIRPTSVAYTPEFVRKYLSDEQFRLYSLIWERAVTSQMVPAVFDQTTVDIQAKADMSYDFRTTGSVLKFAGYLWYDEENKKAKAARADAAAAKLEAKAAENAADAEAEAEAAKDATSDEGAADRRLPALEQGAALKKQSIDAQQKFTQPPPRFNEASLVKTLEENGIGRPSTYASIINTIQERDYVKKIRAKLVPTEIGMVVTDLLVKNFPYIFKVEYTADLENELDAVEAGNEKWTALLGGFYEHLEKELKVAENEMEDIKAWEKPSAEVCEKCGAPLILKWGKFGSFYSCSNFTKEKPVAVSAAALKKDAKAVLKKVHDKFGPMDLIVRGVDDAGREHEVPVGDPKKLEAELKAAVKQWKKVVVDPDSCDFTKENVEAKPDLTVPGADAADEQEDEACDNCGRTMVLRNGPWGPFMACPGYNEDPPCKTIRKLTQKVQSKPPVQLEEPCPKCGKPLLQRDGQYGEFIACSGYPKCKYVKQELLDVPCPKCGSEVAVRKNRRGDTFYGCTRYPKCDFTSNQKLVNETCPKCESAYLVEVSNAEGTFLVCPNNSEKMPKRRAKKGEAEVVQTAPDCSYEKKIGPPKVKEELAKPDPEKTRPVAIA; encoded by the coding sequence ATGGCAAAGAATCTGGTCATCGTAGAGTCGCCGGCAAAGGCGAAAACGATCGGCAAATATCTCGGCAGCGATTATGTGGTGGAGGCCTCGGTAGGCCACATCATGGACCTGCCCAAGAACGACATTGGCGTGGAGTTGAAGCGCCGCACCTTTGAGCCGACGCTGATCGTGTCGCCGGGCAAAGAAAAGGTTGTAGACCGCCTGAAGAAGCTGGCGGCGAAGTCCGACGCCGTCTTTCTGGCGCCCGATCCTGACCGCGAAGGCGAGGCGATTGCCGCGCATCTGAAGATGCAGCTTCTGCCGGCGGTGAAGAAGAACGTGCCGGTGAAGCGCGTCACCTTTAACGAAATTACTAAGAAGGCCGTGAACGAGGCTTTCAAGCACGTTCGCGACGTGGACGAGAACCGCGTGGACGCGCAGCAGACGCGTCGTGTGCTCGATCGTCTGGTGGGCTATCAGATCTCCCCGCTGCTCTGGGACAAGGTGAAGCGTGGACTCTCCGCAGGCCGCGTGCAGACGGTGGCGCTGCGTCTGATCGTGGAGCGCGAACGCGCGATCGCGGCGTTCCCCGAGACCGAGTACTGGAATATAGATGCGGTGTTGACGCCGCAAGCAGGTGGCAGCGAGTTCACGGCGCGTATGGTGGGTGTCTCCGGCCAGCCGGTGCGTGTGGAAGACCGCTCGGAGGCGGGCAAGTACATCGCCAACGCGCTGCCCGACAAGGGCGCAGTGGACGAGGTGCTTGCGCAGCTTGAGCGCGCCAAGTGGAGCGTGCGCTCGGTCGAAAAGAAGGAAGTGCGCCGCAAGCCGAAGGCGCCTTTTACGACCTCGCAGTTGCAGCAGCAGGCCGCGGGGCGCCTGGGCTTTGGCGTGCGCCGCACCATGGGCGTGGCGCAGCGTTTATATGAAGGCATTGAGCTCGGGCCGGAAGGCACGGTCGGCCTCATCACCTACATGCGTACTGACTCCACGCGTATGAGCCCGGATGCGGTAGATGCGATCCGCGAGCATGTGCGTAAACAGCTTGGCGACCAGTACATTCCGGCGACGCCGAACACCTACGCGTCGAAGAAGGACGCGCAGGACGCGCACGAAGCGATTCGTCCGACGAGCGTGGCGTACACGCCCGAGTTTGTGCGGAAGTATCTCAGCGATGAGCAGTTCCGCTTGTACTCGCTGATCTGGGAGCGCGCGGTCACGAGCCAGATGGTGCCTGCGGTTTTCGATCAGACGACCGTAGACATTCAGGCCAAGGCCGACATGAGCTATGACTTCCGCACGACAGGTTCGGTGCTGAAGTTTGCGGGCTATCTCTGGTACGACGAAGAGAACAAGAAAGCGAAGGCCGCGCGTGCGGATGCCGCTGCTGCAAAGCTCGAAGCGAAGGCCGCAGAGAACGCCGCCGATGCTGAAGCAGAGGCCGAAGCCGCCAAGGACGCCACCAGCGATGAAGGCGCGGCGGACCGTCGTCTGCCTGCGCTGGAGCAGGGGGCTGCGCTGAAGAAGCAGTCGATCGACGCGCAGCAGAAGTTCACGCAGCCGCCACCGCGCTTCAACGAAGCGTCGTTGGTGAAGACGCTGGAAGAGAACGGCATCGGCCGTCCTTCCACGTACGCGTCGATTATCAACACGATTCAGGAGCGCGACTACGTCAAGAAGATTCGCGCGAAGCTCGTGCCGACGGAGATCGGCATGGTCGTCACCGATCTGCTGGTGAAGAACTTCCCGTACATCTTCAAGGTGGAGTACACGGCCGATCTCGAGAACGAGCTCGACGCCGTGGAAGCTGGCAACGAGAAGTGGACCGCGCTGCTGGGCGGCTTCTACGAGCATCTTGAGAAGGAACTCAAGGTTGCCGAAAACGAGATGGAAGACATCAAGGCCTGGGAGAAGCCTTCCGCAGAAGTCTGCGAGAAGTGCGGCGCGCCGTTGATTCTGAAGTGGGGCAAGTTCGGCTCGTTCTATTCGTGCTCGAACTTCACCAAGGAAAAGCCTGTCGCTGTAAGCGCGGCGGCGTTGAAGAAGGACGCGAAGGCCGTACTGAAGAAGGTGCACGACAAGTTCGGGCCGATGGACCTGATCGTCCGCGGCGTGGATGATGCCGGTCGCGAGCACGAGGTTCCGGTGGGGGACCCGAAGAAGCTCGAAGCGGAACTGAAGGCCGCAGTGAAGCAGTGGAAGAAGGTCGTCGTCGACCCTGACAGCTGCGACTTCACGAAGGAGAATGTCGAGGCGAAGCCCGACCTAACGGTGCCGGGCGCAGACGCTGCCGACGAGCAGGAAGATGAGGCGTGCGACAACTGCGGACGCACGATGGTGCTCCGCAATGGACCCTGGGGACCGTTCATGGCGTGCCCCGGTTACAACGAAGATCCGCCGTGCAAGACGATCCGCAAGCTGACGCAGAAGGTGCAGTCGAAGCCTCCGGTGCAGTTGGAGGAGCCGTGCCCGAAGTGCGGCAAGCCGCTGCTGCAGCGTGATGGTCAGTACGGCGAGTTCATCGCCTGCTCGGGTTACCCCAAGTGCAAGTACGTGAAGCAGGAGCTGCTTGACGTGCCTTGCCCGAAGTGCGGCAGCGAAGTGGCGGTGCGCAAGAACCGCCGCGGCGATACGTTCTACGGCTGCACGCGGTATCCAAAGTGCGACTTCACGAGCAACCAGAAGCTGGTGAACGAGACCTGTCCGAAGTGCGAATCAGCGTATCTCGTCGAGGTGTCGAACGCGGAGGGCACGTTCCTCGTCTGCCCGAACAACTCGGAGAAGATGCCGAAGCGCCGCGCGAAGAAGGGCGAAGCTGAGGTCGTACAGACCGCGCCTGACTGCTCGTACGAGAAGAAGATTGGTCCGCCGAAGGTGAAGGAAGAGCTCGCCAAGCCGGACCCTGAGAAGACTCGCCCTGTGGCGATTGCTTAA